The Triticum aestivum cultivar Chinese Spring chromosome 7B, IWGSC CS RefSeq v2.1, whole genome shotgun sequence genome window below encodes:
- the LOC123162883 gene encoding pentatricopeptide repeat-containing protein At5g06540, whose protein sequence is MSAPSVTPIPITTISELKQHHSQLVRLGLASHPAHARRLLAFLARDPARLPYAARLLAHHPDPHPALFNPLFASLPPRHAAAFLSLMLSLPLHPDHFTLPRILPAAPLPLAAQLHALLLKLNFHSHAHSFNALLAAYLANARADLAFRLFGGGGSSAVLDVVSWTTMVGGLCRLGLVDDARELFDGMPERNLISWNAMISGYVKAGRFLDALEVFDQMRATGLEGNGFVAASAVVACTGAGALARGREVHRWVEQSGIQMDEKLATAVVDMYCKCGSVEEAWRVFQGLPTKGLTSWNCMIGGLAVHGRCKDAIELFHQMEREDVAPDDVTLVNLLTACAHTGNVSGGRHYFDYIVQRYGIEPKMEHYGCMVDLFGRAGLLDEAKKVIDDMPMEPDIGVLGALFGACKIHRDLDLGEAIGWRVIELDPQNSGRYVLLANLLASAGRWGDVAKVRQLMDERNVSKEAGRSVIEIDSEVCEFQCGTLRHPEEKEIFGMAKDMMRKIGLEGYAPDTSDVLHDVAEEAKEASLLYHSEKLAIAFGLLRTRPGDTMRVTKNLRVCRDCHEATKLISRVFEREIVVRDRNRFHHFRDGACSCNDYW, encoded by the coding sequence ATGTCCGCCCCCAGCGTGACCCCCATCCCCATTACCACCATCTCCGAGCTGAAGCAGCACCACTCGCAGCTCGTCCGCCTCGGCCTCGCCTCGCACCCCGCCCACGCGCGCCGCCTCCTCGCCTTCCTCGCGCGCGACCCGGCCCGCCTCCCCTACGCCGCGCGCCTCCTCGCGCACCACCCGGACCCGCACCCGGCGCTCTTCAACCCGCTCTTCGCCTCCCTCCCGCCGCGCCACGCCGCGGCGTTCCTCTCCCTCATGCTCTCCCTGCCCCTGCACCCCGACCACTTCACCCTGCCCCGCATCCTCCCCGCCGCGCCGCTCCCGCTCGCCGCCCAGCTCCACGCGCTCCTCCTCAAGCTCAACTTCCACTCCCACGCGCACTCCTTCAACGCGCTCCTCGCCGCCTACCTCGCCAACGCGCGCGCGGACCTCGCCTTCCGCctcttcggcggcggcggctcgtcgGCAGTCCTCGACGTCGTGTCGTGGACCACCATGGTGGGCGGGCTGTGCAGGCTGGGCCTCGTGGACGACGCGCGGGAGCTGTTCGACGGAATGCCCGAGAGAAATCTTATTTCCTGGAACGCGATGATCTCCGGGTATGTCAAGGCTGGCCGGTTCTTGGACGCGCTGGAGGTGTTCGACCAAATGCGAGCGACGGGGCTGGAGGGGAATGGGTTTGTCGCGGCGAGCGCGGTGGTGGCGTGCACGGGTGCTGGCGCGCTGGCCCGTGGGAGGGAGGTGCACCGGTGGGTGGAGCAGAGCGGGATACAGATGGATGAGAAGCTAGCCACGGCGGTGGTCGACATGTACTGCAAGTGTGGGTCTGTCGAGGAGGCATGGCGCGTATTCCAGGGGCTGCCGACGAAGGGGCTCACGTCGTGGAACTGTATGATCGGTGGGTTGGCTGTGCACGGGAGGTGCAAGGACGCCATTGAGCTGTTCCATCAGATGGAGAGGGAAGATGTGGCGCCCGATGATGTCACGCTGGTGAACCTCCTCACTGCCTGCGCCCACACCGGCAATGTCAGCGGCGGTCGCCACTACTTCGACTACATCGTGCAGAGATACGGCATTGAGCCCAAGATGGAGCATTACGGCTGTATGGTCGACCTGTTCGGGAGGGCAGGGCTGCTGGACGAAGCCAAGAAGGTGATCGACGACATGCCAATGGAGCCTGACATTGGTGTCCTCggagcactcttcggagcatgcaAGATCCACAGGGACCTCGACCTAGGCGAGGCGATTGGATGGCGCGTCATCGAGCTGGATCCCCAGAACAGCGGGCGGTATGTGCTGCTGGCCAACCTCCTTGCCAGCGCTGGCCGATGGGGAGACGTGGCCAAGGTCCGGCAGCTGATGGACGAGCGCAATGTGAGCAAGGAGGCTGGGCGGTCCGTGATCGAAATCGACAGCGAGGTCTGTGAGTTCCAGTGCGGGACCCTGCGCCATCCCGAGGAGAAGGAGATATTTGGCATGGCGAAGGACATGATGAGGAAGATCGGGCTGGAGGGCTACGCACCAGACACCAGCGACGTGTTGCACGACGTCGCGGAGGAAGCGAAGGAGGCGTCGCTGCTGTATCACAGCGAGAAGCTGGCCATCGCGTTCGGGCTGCTACGCACGAGGCCGGGTGATACGATGCGCGTCACGAAGAACCTGCGGGTCTGCCGAGACTGCCATGAGGCGACCAAGTTGATATCTCGCGTCTTTGAGCGGGAGATCGTGGTGAGGGACAGGAACCGGTTCCATCACTTCAGGGATGGGGCGTGTTCGTGTAATGACTATTGGTGA